The following are encoded in a window of Solibacillus sp. FSL R7-0668 genomic DNA:
- a CDS encoding DUF1002 domain-containing protein, with protein MKQKWIALVAALVLMLSIVMPVSTFAATTETKNPINEKLGVPIVVYGGNLSADEKETVKIALRVDKETEVDEITITGQDLAKYIKDSNPSSRMFSSAKITRQDEGKGLTISIVTPENITQVTSEMYASAMLTAGIEDAIVEIAAPKPVTGHSALVGIYKAYEAKTGETLDIERTDVANDELSVATSLAESAGVTDEQVAELLTQIKQVIAENKPESKEEVQQIVEEQLAKFQINLSDADRQLLVDLMDRISNLNIDFSKWSDQLSDLTAKFDEKFGAILEDEGFWQSVKNFFNNLIDTVSSWFSKE; from the coding sequence ATGAAACAAAAATGGATCGCACTAGTTGCTGCGCTTGTTTTAATGCTTTCAATCGTAATGCCAGTTAGCACATTCGCTGCAACAACGGAAACTAAAAATCCAATTAATGAAAAATTAGGTGTTCCAATCGTTGTTTATGGTGGGAACCTATCTGCGGATGAAAAGGAAACTGTGAAAATAGCTTTACGCGTAGACAAGGAAACCGAAGTAGACGAAATTACCATTACAGGACAAGATTTAGCAAAATATATTAAAGACTCAAACCCAAGCTCACGTATGTTCTCGTCTGCGAAAATTACACGCCAGGATGAAGGAAAAGGGCTTACAATTAGTATTGTTACACCAGAAAATATTACACAAGTGACATCAGAAATGTATGCAAGTGCGATGTTAACAGCCGGTATAGAGGATGCAATCGTTGAAATCGCTGCACCAAAGCCAGTAACTGGGCACTCGGCGTTAGTAGGGATTTATAAGGCCTACGAAGCGAAAACAGGTGAAACACTTGATATCGAACGTACAGATGTAGCAAACGACGAATTATCTGTAGCAACATCACTTGCTGAATCTGCAGGGGTAACAGATGAGCAAGTAGCAGAATTGTTAACACAAATTAAACAAGTCATTGCTGAAAACAAACCGGAATCAAAAGAAGAAGTACAACAAATTGTTGAAGAGCAGTTGGCAAAATTCCAAATTAACTTAAGTGATGCAGACCGTCAATTATTGGTCGATTTAATGGATCGCATTAGCAACCTAAATATTGATTTTAGTAAATGGTCCGATCAGCTTTCTGATTTAACTGCTAAATTTGATGAAAAATTCGGTGCGATATTAGAGGATGAAGGCTTCTGGCAAAGTGTGAAAAACTTCTTTAATAATTTAATCGACACGGTGTCATCTTGGTTCTCAAAAGAATAA
- a CDS encoding GNAT family N-acetyltransferase, whose product MEFTYRDKGNNQGAFEYEQQGERVAEITWVLRDGVMNMGHTYVSDVLRGQGVAKKLLDTAANYARENNLKMNAICSYVVSAFEKSDAYDDVKA is encoded by the coding sequence ATGGAATTTACGTATCGAGACAAAGGGAATAATCAGGGTGCATTTGAGTATGAGCAACAAGGTGAGCGTGTAGCAGAAATTACATGGGTTTTGCGCGATGGGGTTATGAATATGGGCCATACCTATGTATCTGATGTACTGCGCGGACAAGGGGTAGCCAAAAAATTATTAGACACAGCAGCAAACTATGCGCGTGAAAATAATTTGAAAATGAATGCCATTTGTAGTTATGTTGTTTCGGCGTTTGAAAAAAGCGATGCCTATGATGATGTAAAAGCATAA
- a CDS encoding CvfB family protein, which produces MNQLMKSGQVVRLTVLEEQGSRYILTNGDIEVPLNASDVVETVAIGDTVKVFLYTDRRGDLQATTAIPHITEVDYGWARVLKVTKEGAYCDIGTSREVLVRAEDLPAIQEVWPEPGDHLYMTLRTDRNGDLFGRLITEEKVNDMYEGALEDMFNKTITARPYRLLPVGSFLLGVEAPYRIFVHQSEMKAEPRLGQDVTVRIIDVKEDGSLNGSFLPRKHERLGDDAEKIFAYLESVGGKMPFGDKSTPEEIQEMFNMSKGAFKRALGTLMKARKIIQQDGWTEIV; this is translated from the coding sequence ATGAATCAATTAATGAAATCAGGACAAGTTGTTCGTTTGACGGTATTAGAGGAGCAAGGTTCACGCTATATTTTAACAAACGGAGATATCGAAGTTCCGTTAAATGCTTCTGATGTAGTAGAAACGGTAGCAATTGGTGACACAGTAAAGGTATTTTTATATACAGATCGTCGCGGGGACTTACAAGCGACAACCGCAATTCCTCATATAACAGAGGTAGATTATGGCTGGGCTCGTGTGTTAAAGGTAACAAAAGAAGGCGCGTATTGTGATATTGGTACGTCGCGCGAGGTGCTCGTACGTGCAGAGGATTTACCGGCAATCCAAGAGGTGTGGCCAGAGCCAGGTGACCATTTATACATGACATTGCGCACAGATCGTAATGGCGACTTATTTGGTCGTCTCATTACAGAAGAAAAAGTCAATGATATGTACGAAGGCGCGCTAGAAGATATGTTCAATAAAACGATTACGGCTCGCCCATATCGTTTATTACCAGTAGGCTCATTTTTACTTGGTGTAGAAGCACCATACCGTATTTTTGTGCATCAATCTGAAATGAAGGCTGAGCCGCGTTTAGGTCAAGATGTAACGGTGCGCATAATCGACGTAAAGGAAGATGGCTCACTAAATGGCTCGTTTTTACCGCGTAAGCATGAGCGTTTAGGAGATGATGCTGAAAAAATCTTCGCCTATTTAGAAAGCGTTGGCGGTAAAATGCCATTTGGAGACAAATCCACACCGGAAGAAATCCAAGAAATGTTCAATATGAGTAAAGGGGCTTTCAAACGTGCATTAGGTACTTTAATGAAGGCAAGAAAAATTATACAGCAAGATGGTTGGACAGAAATTGTTTAA